In Sphingomonas sp. SUN019, one genomic interval encodes:
- a CDS encoding acyl-CoA dehydrogenase family protein, protein MDFEDSPHEAAYRATARDWLATNVAEHKAPSHADDMAAARSWQARKAAAGYAQITWPKEWGGGGGTPIEGVIFGQEEAKHPVQYGYFSIGLGMCVPTVMAFANDDTKQRFVGPALRGEEIWSQLFSEPAGGSDVAAIRTRAIRDGDDWVVNGQKVWTSGAHYSDFGIVLVRTNPDVPKHKGLTMFWLDLRSPGIEIRPIHQMSGGSNFNEVYFTDVRIPDSQRLGDVDSGWKVALVTLMNERLAIGGGGGAGPADILRAARELDGADGPLIKDSAFRQRLADWHVQTEGLRNTRMRTMTALSRGQTPGPESSIGKIIAANQLQDIGNAAVEAEDQYGIINDPALLPLKGLFQSAVMNAPGLRIAGGTDEILKNIIAERVLGLPGEIRVDKDDAFKDLPVGR, encoded by the coding sequence ATGGATTTCGAGGATTCCCCGCACGAAGCCGCCTACCGCGCCACGGCGCGCGACTGGCTCGCCACCAACGTCGCCGAACACAAGGCGCCGTCCCACGCCGACGATATGGCCGCCGCACGCAGCTGGCAGGCCCGCAAAGCCGCCGCGGGCTACGCGCAGATCACCTGGCCGAAGGAATGGGGCGGTGGTGGCGGTACACCGATCGAAGGCGTGATCTTCGGGCAGGAGGAAGCGAAGCACCCGGTTCAGTACGGGTACTTCTCGATCGGCCTCGGCATGTGCGTGCCGACCGTCATGGCGTTCGCGAACGACGACACCAAGCAACGCTTCGTCGGCCCCGCGCTGCGCGGCGAGGAAATCTGGTCGCAATTGTTCTCCGAACCCGCCGGCGGTTCGGACGTCGCCGCGATCCGCACCCGCGCTATCCGTGACGGCGATGATTGGGTTGTGAACGGCCAGAAGGTCTGGACCTCGGGCGCGCACTATAGCGACTTCGGCATCGTCCTGGTCCGCACCAACCCCGACGTGCCCAAGCACAAGGGCCTGACGATGTTCTGGCTCGACCTTCGCTCACCCGGCATCGAGATACGCCCGATCCATCAGATGTCGGGCGGCTCCAACTTCAACGAAGTCTATTTCACCGACGTCCGCATTCCCGACAGCCAGCGGCTCGGCGATGTGGATTCCGGATGGAAGGTCGCGCTCGTCACGCTGATGAACGAACGGCTCGCGATCGGCGGCGGCGGCGGTGCTGGTCCGGCGGACATCTTGCGCGCCGCGCGCGAACTCGACGGCGCGGACGGCCCGCTGATCAAGGACAGCGCGTTCCGCCAGCGCCTCGCCGACTGGCACGTCCAGACCGAAGGGCTGCGCAACACGCGGATGCGCACGATGACCGCGCTGTCCCGCGGCCAGACGCCGGGACCGGAAAGCTCGATCGGCAAGATCATCGCGGCCAACCAGCTTCAGGACATCGGCAACGCCGCGGTCGAGGCGGAGGACCAATACGGCATCATCAACGATCCCGCGCTGCTGCCGCTGAAGGGCCTGTTCCAGTCCGCGGTGATGAACGCGCCCGGCCTGCGCATCGCAGGCGGTACCGACGAAATCCTGAAGAACATCATCGCCGAACGCGTGCTCGGCCTCCCCGGCGAAATCCGTGTCGACAAGGATGATGCGTTCAAGGATCTGCCGGTCGGGCGGTAG
- a CDS encoding chromate resistance protein ChrB domain-containing protein, translating into MPQLHAIAADRLARLIGLPTTPRLMDLRADAATRIPGSTPFDSATAVGQTAVIIDADGGAEAHAAAARLRHDGVAAEVLEGGFAAWRAAGLPLVPENKLPPRDAQGRTLWVTRARPKVDRIACPWLIRRFVDPHAIFLFVTPGDVPGVAAATGAAPFDIAGDGMLWSHRGELCTFDVMVDELGLSGIAPLAHVATIVRGADTARLDIVPEAAGLLAASLGLSRMYADDHAQLDAGMTLYDAFYRWARDARDETHDWTQHQPRGAKA; encoded by the coding sequence ATGCCGCAATTGCACGCCATCGCCGCCGATCGCCTCGCCCGCCTGATCGGCCTGCCCACCACCCCGCGGCTGATGGATCTGCGGGCTGACGCCGCCACCCGGATACCGGGTTCTACGCCGTTCGATTCGGCTACCGCCGTCGGACAGACCGCGGTGATCATCGATGCCGATGGCGGCGCGGAGGCGCACGCCGCCGCCGCGCGACTGCGGCACGACGGCGTCGCAGCTGAGGTGCTGGAGGGCGGGTTCGCCGCCTGGCGCGCCGCCGGACTGCCGCTTGTTCCGGAAAACAAACTCCCGCCGCGCGACGCACAGGGCCGGACATTGTGGGTCACGCGCGCACGGCCGAAGGTCGATCGCATCGCGTGCCCATGGCTGATCCGCCGCTTCGTCGATCCTCATGCGATCTTCCTGTTCGTGACCCCCGGCGATGTGCCCGGCGTCGCCGCCGCGACCGGCGCAGCGCCGTTCGACATCGCGGGTGATGGAATGCTGTGGAGCCATCGCGGCGAACTGTGCACGTTCGACGTGATGGTCGACGAACTCGGCCTGTCGGGGATCGCGCCGCTCGCTCACGTGGCCACGATCGTCCGCGGCGCGGACACCGCGCGACTCGATATCGTGCCCGAAGCAGCGGGCCTGCTCGCCGCCTCGCTCGGCCTGTCGCGGATGTATGCCGACGATCATGCGCAGCTCGACGCGGGGATGACGCTGTACGACGCATTCTATCGCTGGGCGCGCGACGCCCGTGACGAGACCCACGATTGGACCCAGCACCAGCCGCGCGGGGCAAAGGCATGA
- a CDS encoding oxygenase MpaB family protein, with the protein MPGRNFEQLRSTIGGRVRALVGSGQVDLARAPGDDGLFGPRSVSWRVHGDFSSMMIGGVSALLLQMLHPLALAGVWDHSDFRRDRLGRLRRTAQFIALTTFGGTACAGEAIDKVRRIHDRVSGVLPDGATYDANDPALLTWVHVAEVDSFLRAYLRYRDPALTGAEHDRYLAETATIARALGATDVPETRRAIGEYYAAVRPDLRFNDRTREVASALLAPGDDAATNGAMALVTQAAIDLLPPWAQALHGRSVPAFGRPAVRFGARGMSNVLRWALARK; encoded by the coding sequence ATGCCCGGCCGCAATTTCGAACAATTGCGCTCAACGATCGGCGGACGCGTGCGCGCGCTGGTCGGGTCAGGGCAGGTCGATCTGGCGCGTGCGCCGGGCGACGATGGTCTGTTCGGGCCGAGATCGGTGTCGTGGCGGGTCCACGGCGATTTTTCGTCGATGATGATCGGCGGAGTCTCCGCGCTGTTGCTGCAGATGCTGCACCCGCTGGCGTTGGCGGGCGTGTGGGACCACAGCGATTTCCGCCGCGATCGGCTGGGGCGGTTGCGGCGGACCGCGCAATTCATCGCGCTCACCACCTTTGGCGGCACCGCGTGTGCGGGCGAGGCGATCGACAAGGTGCGGCGCATCCATGACCGCGTGTCGGGCGTGCTGCCCGATGGGGCGACGTATGACGCGAACGACCCGGCCCTGTTGACGTGGGTCCATGTGGCGGAGGTCGACAGTTTCTTGCGCGCGTATCTGCGCTACCGCGATCCCGCACTGACCGGCGCGGAGCATGACCGCTACCTGGCCGAAACCGCGACTATCGCGCGGGCGCTGGGTGCGACGGACGTGCCGGAAACGCGGCGCGCGATCGGGGAATATTATGCGGCGGTGCGGCCCGACCTGCGCTTCAACGACCGCACGCGTGAAGTGGCGAGCGCGTTGCTCGCGCCGGGCGATGACGCAGCGACCAACGGCGCGATGGCGCTGGTGACGCAGGCCGCGATCGATCTGTTGCCGCCGTGGGCGCAGGCGCTGCACGGTCGCAGCGTGCCCGCGTTCGGGCGGCCCGCGGTGCGTTTCGGCGCGCGGGGGATGAGCAACGTGCTGCGCTGGGCGCTGGCGCGGAAGTGA
- a CDS encoding zinc-binding dehydrogenase, with protein sequence MNGLELRSTVTSAGELRLELTEVDVGAPAADEVVVRIEAAPINPSDLGLLLGPADLETLKASGTPDRPVLTAQVPEKRLGMVKGRLDQSMAVGNEGAGTVVEAGPDAQHLIGKKVGMIGGAMYAEYRRIRAREVIALPDGATAADGASMFVNPLTALGFTETMKLEGHKALVHTAAASNLGQMLQRICVKDGIPLVNIVRSEAQAEILRGCGATHIVDSTAPDYRERLTDAIADTGATLGFDATGGGKLASQILNAMEAAASRNPGEYSRYGSTTFKQVYIYGGLDTGPTVLDRGFGFSWSLSGWLLFPFLQKAGPEIAARMRQRVADELTTTFASNYTATIGLAEALNPDVLLAYQKKATGEKYLIDPTR encoded by the coding sequence ATGAACGGACTGGAACTACGATCGACGGTGACGTCGGCAGGCGAGTTGCGGCTGGAACTTACCGAGGTCGACGTCGGCGCGCCTGCCGCGGACGAAGTCGTCGTCCGGATCGAAGCCGCGCCGATCAATCCGTCCGATCTCGGCCTTTTGCTCGGCCCCGCCGATCTCGAAACGCTCAAGGCTTCCGGCACGCCCGACCGTCCCGTGTTGACCGCGCAAGTGCCCGAAAAGCGCCTCGGCATGGTCAAGGGCCGTCTCGATCAGTCGATGGCGGTCGGCAACGAAGGGGCGGGCACGGTCGTCGAGGCCGGCCCCGACGCGCAGCATCTGATCGGCAAGAAGGTCGGCATGATCGGCGGCGCGATGTACGCTGAGTACCGTCGCATCCGCGCGCGCGAGGTGATCGCGCTGCCCGACGGCGCGACGGCGGCCGACGGCGCATCGATGTTCGTCAACCCGCTGACCGCGCTGGGCTTCACCGAAACGATGAAGCTTGAGGGGCACAAGGCGCTGGTCCACACCGCCGCCGCGTCGAACCTCGGCCAGATGCTCCAGCGTATCTGCGTCAAGGACGGCATTCCCTTGGTCAACATCGTGCGCTCGGAGGCGCAGGCCGAGATCCTGCGCGGCTGCGGCGCGACGCACATCGTCGATTCAACCGCGCCCGATTACCGCGAGCGCCTGACCGACGCGATCGCCGACACCGGCGCTACCCTCGGCTTCGACGCAACCGGCGGCGGGAAACTCGCCAGCCAGATCCTGAACGCGATGGAGGCCGCGGCCAGCCGCAACCCCGGCGAATACAGCCGCTACGGTTCTACCACGTTCAAACAGGTCTATATCTACGGCGGGCTGGACACCGGCCCGACCGTCCTCGATCGCGGCTTCGGCTTCTCATGGTCGCTCAGCGGCTGGCTGCTGTTCCCGTTCCTGCAAAAGGCCGGCCCGGAAATCGCCGCCCGGATGCGGCAGCGCGTAGCGGACGAACTGACCACCACCTTCGCCAGCAACTACACCGCGACGATCGGCCTCGCCGAAGCGCTGAATCCGGACGTGCTGCTGGCGTATCAGAAGAAGGCGACAGGCGAGAAATACCTGATTGACCCGACTCGGTAG
- a CDS encoding MucR family transcriptional regulator encodes MPEDMIDTNTVELATELTIAWLSNPNTRASGEDVPAFLQQMHEAVSKLSGVVQSETVVESASDFTPAVSVRKSLASKDHIISLIDGKPYKTLRRHLTGQGLTPAEYRQRYGLKADYPMVAETYSEARRAMAKKIGLGRKPGMKRKSASDSAPAAASKGRRKAPAPAE; translated from the coding sequence ATGCCCGAAGACATGATTGACACCAACACCGTCGAACTCGCCACCGAATTGACCATCGCATGGCTTTCCAATCCGAACACGCGTGCGTCCGGCGAAGACGTGCCGGCGTTCCTGCAGCAGATGCACGAGGCGGTGTCGAAGCTGTCGGGCGTGGTGCAGTCCGAAACGGTCGTCGAATCGGCAAGCGATTTCACGCCCGCAGTATCGGTGCGCAAATCGCTGGCGTCGAAAGATCACATCATCTCGCTGATCGACGGCAAGCCGTACAAGACCTTGCGCCGTCACCTGACGGGACAGGGGCTGACCCCGGCCGAATATCGCCAGCGTTATGGCCTGAAGGCCGATTATCCGATGGTCGCCGAAACCTATTCGGAAGCGCGCCGCGCGATGGCCAAGAAGATCGGCCTTGGCCGCAAGCCCGGCATGAAGCGCAAGAGCGCGAGCGATTCGGCCCCCGCCGCTGCGTCGAAGGGCCGTCGCAAGGCGCCCGCTCCGGCCGAGTGA
- the chrA gene encoding chromate efflux transporter has product MTAATFPSARPAAIPFGAAVRVWLRIALLSFGGPAGQIAVMHRILVEEQRWIGEHRFLHALNYCMILPGPEAQQLATYIGWLMHRTWGGIIAGVLFVLPGVVSIMALSWIYVLYGRVGVVEGLFFGLKAAVLAVVLQAVTRIGKRALKNSVMRALALAAFVLIFVFGVPFPAIVLGAGLIGWLGARSGNTAFKAGGGHGSAGGAIVDDADTVLGEELPAHSRPTRTETLRTALLWLALWLLPVAALLLMLGPNDIFSRIATFFSGLAMVTFGGAYAVLAYVAQQAVESYHWLTAREMLDGLGMAETTPGPLVMVLQFVAFLGAYRDPGMLNPLVAGTLGGLLATWVTFVPCFLWIFLGAPFIERLRGNAALAGALSAITAAVVGVVLNLAIWFAVHTLFRQTFDVTTGPFDVTLPVPTSVDPWALALSVAAIVAMFRFNAGVMVTLASAAAAGIALHLAGFVG; this is encoded by the coding sequence ATGACCGCGGCGACCTTCCCCTCCGCCCGTCCTGCCGCGATTCCGTTCGGCGCTGCGGTGCGGGTGTGGCTGCGCATCGCGTTGCTGTCATTCGGCGGCCCCGCCGGGCAGATCGCGGTGATGCACCGCATCCTGGTCGAGGAGCAGCGCTGGATCGGCGAACACCGTTTCCTACACGCGCTCAATTACTGCATGATCCTGCCGGGGCCGGAGGCGCAGCAACTCGCCACTTATATCGGCTGGCTGATGCACCGCACCTGGGGCGGGATCATCGCGGGCGTGCTTTTCGTGCTGCCCGGCGTCGTATCGATCATGGCGCTCAGCTGGATCTACGTCCTCTACGGCCGCGTCGGTGTGGTCGAGGGGCTGTTCTTCGGGTTGAAGGCCGCGGTGCTCGCGGTAGTTCTTCAAGCAGTGACGCGGATCGGCAAGCGCGCGCTGAAAAACAGCGTTATGCGCGCATTGGCGCTCGCGGCGTTCGTCCTGATCTTCGTATTCGGCGTGCCGTTCCCTGCGATCGTCTTGGGCGCAGGCCTCATCGGCTGGCTCGGCGCACGCAGCGGCAATACGGCGTTCAAGGCGGGCGGCGGCCACGGTAGCGCCGGCGGCGCGATCGTCGACGACGCAGACACTGTGCTGGGCGAGGAACTACCCGCGCACTCCCGCCCGACTCGCACAGAGACGCTCCGCACAGCGCTCCTGTGGCTCGCGCTATGGCTGCTTCCCGTCGCAGCGCTGCTGTTAATGCTCGGCCCAAACGATATCTTCAGCCGCATCGCGACGTTCTTCTCCGGCCTCGCGATGGTCACCTTCGGCGGGGCCTATGCGGTCCTCGCCTATGTCGCGCAGCAGGCGGTCGAAAGTTACCATTGGCTAACCGCGCGCGAGATGCTCGACGGGCTCGGCATGGCGGAAACGACGCCGGGGCCGCTAGTGATGGTGCTGCAGTTCGTCGCCTTCCTCGGCGCGTATCGCGACCCCGGAATGCTCAATCCGCTGGTCGCCGGAACGCTCGGCGGCTTGCTCGCGACCTGGGTGACGTTCGTGCCGTGCTTTCTGTGGATCTTCCTCGGCGCGCCGTTCATCGAGCGGTTGCGCGGCAATGCGGCGTTGGCTGGCGCATTGTCCGCGATCACCGCCGCAGTCGTCGGCGTCGTCCTGAACCTCGCGATCTGGTTCGCGGTCCATACCTTGTTCCGCCAGACCTTCGACGTGACCACCGGCCCGTTCGACGTGACCTTGCCCGTGCCGACCAGCGTCGATCCTTGGGCGCTGGCGCTGTCGGTCGCCGCGATCGTCGCGATGTTCCGCTTCAATGCGGGCGTGATGGTGACGCTCGCCAGCGCCGCCGCGGCGGGTATCGCGCTTCACTTGGCCGGGTTCGTCGGCTAG